CTGGTATCATGAATATGATGGCGGACGCGCATTTTATACAGGCCTGGGCCACACTGAAGAAAGCTACAGTGACCCACTGTTTTTAAAACACCTGCTTGGAGGAATTCAATACGCAATAGGCAAATAGAAAGGGCCGAAATACCTGGATATTTCAGCCCTTATGTAATATTATTTCAAAGGAAATGTACTGATACTGCCGTCAGTAAACATTTCTTTGCAATTCTAACAGTAGTTAAACGGTGCCAAACAAGATCTGTTAAGAGGATTGTTATGCCGCGACTCTCAACTCTGGACATTCAACTACTTTTCACCTTCAACTCATATATGGATAGCTCTGTTATCAGAAGCAGCCAACGACGCTTCTTTAAACGCCTCCGTATAGGTTGGGTGTGCATGACTGATGCGGCCGATATCTTCAGCCGAAGCGCGGAACTCCATAGCCACTACAGCCTCCGCGATCATATCGGCAGCGCGGGGACCGATTATGTGAACTCCAAGGATCTCATCTGTTTGAGCGTCTGAGAGTACTTTTACCAGGCCATCTGTGTCCATGCTTGCACGCGCCCTGCCACTAGCTTTAAATGGGAATGAACCCGTCTTGTATTTCGTGCCCTGTTGCTTTAGTTGTTCTTCGGTAGATCCCACACTTGCTACTTCAGGCCAGGTATACACAACTCCAGGTATTAAATTGTAGTTTATATGTGGTTTCTGTCCGGCAATGGTTTCTGCTACAAACACCCCTTCCTCTTCCGCTTTGTGAGCAAGCATGGCGCCCTTTATCACATCACCGATGGCATATACTCCCTTTACAGAAGTTTCCAGATGGTCATCTACCGGTATTTTCCTGCCCCGCTCTTCAGGCTTAATTCCAATATTTTCCAATCCCAGGCCCTCTGTATATGCGGTACGACCGACAGCCACGATACAATAATCACCCTCAATAGTTATATTATCCCCTTTCGGACTTTCGGCAGTAACACTCACCCTCTTTCCCTTTACAGATGCTCCCGTGACTTTGTGACTCAAAAGGAATTCGAAACCCAGCTTAGTAAGAGATTTCTGCAATTCTTTACCCATGGTCTTGTCCATTGTAGCAATAATTGAATCGAGAAACTCAACTACTGTTACCTTAGCTCCAAGTCGTGCATAAACCGAACCAAGCTCGAGGCCGATCACGCCCCCTCCGATAACAATAAGATGTTTCGGCACTTCCGGAAGATTCAAGGCCTCTGTAGAAGTAATGATCCTTTTCTTATCAATTGGAAGAAAAGGTAAGGCAGTAGGCTTCGAGCCCGTAGCTATGATTACTTTTTCAGATGTAATCGTTTCCTCCGAGCCATCCTGTTTGCTGATCTTTATGGTGTTTTTATCTTTAAAGGAGGCAACTCCGGTATAGGGAGTAATCTTATTCTTTTTAATGAGATAAGAAATGCCCGAAGTGTTCTCCTGAACCACCTGATTTTTGCGGGAGATCATCTGTGGAAGATCAACCTTCAGATCTTTTATTAAAATACCATGTGTTTTAAAGGTGTGAGCGGCATTATAATAATGCTCAGAAGA
The window above is part of the Arcticibacter tournemirensis genome. Proteins encoded here:
- the lpdA gene encoding dihydrolipoyl dehydrogenase, whose protein sequence is MQYDVTVIGSGPGGYVAAIRCAQLGLKTAIIEKYNTFGGTCLNVGCIPSKALLDSSEHYYNAAHTFKTHGILIKDLKVDLPQMISRKNQVVQENTSGISYLIKKNKITPYTGVASFKDKNTIKISKQDGSEETITSEKVIIATGSKPTALPFLPIDKKRIITSTEALNLPEVPKHLIVIGGGVIGLELGSVYARLGAKVTVVEFLDSIIATMDKTMGKELQKSLTKLGFEFLLSHKVTGASVKGKRVSVTAESPKGDNITIEGDYCIVAVGRTAYTEGLGLENIGIKPEERGRKIPVDDHLETSVKGVYAIGDVIKGAMLAHKAEEEGVFVAETIAGQKPHINYNLIPGVVYTWPEVASVGSTEEQLKQQGTKYKTGSFPFKASGRARASMDTDGLVKVLSDAQTDEILGVHIIGPRAADMIAEAVVAMEFRASAEDIGRISHAHPTYTEAFKEASLAASDNRAIHI